One stretch of Vicinamibacterales bacterium DNA includes these proteins:
- a CDS encoding DegT/DnrJ/EryC1/StrS family aminotransferase codes for MIPFVDLRRQYQDLKADIDAAVGHVLETGQFVLGPEVEAFEREFAAACAADSGIAVNSGTSALHLALLAAGVGPGDEVITVPFTFVATTAAIGYTGARPVFVDIDPATFTMDVTLIEAAITSRTKAILPVHLYGHPADMDPIIAIAARHGLTVIEDACQAHGALYKGRPVGALGDAGCFSFYPGKNLGAYGEGGIVVTNRSDWTRDIRMLRDWGQDRKYHHVLKGYNYRMEGLQGAILRVKLRRLREWTDARRAHGAAYNRLLAGSGVESPKEADYARHVFHVYAVRTTDRVSLERTLHAHGVSSGIHYPVPVHLQPAYADLGYRAGDFPESERAAAEVLSLPMFPELTATQIEQVAAAVKQESYAA; via the coding sequence ATGATTCCGTTCGTCGATTTGCGCCGCCAGTATCAAGACCTCAAAGCCGACATCGACGCCGCGGTCGGGCATGTGCTCGAGACCGGCCAGTTCGTCCTGGGCCCGGAGGTCGAGGCCTTCGAGCGGGAGTTCGCGGCGGCCTGTGCCGCCGACAGCGGCATTGCCGTGAATTCGGGGACCAGCGCGCTGCACCTGGCGCTGCTGGCCGCCGGCGTCGGGCCCGGCGACGAAGTCATCACCGTGCCGTTCACGTTTGTCGCCACCACGGCGGCCATCGGCTACACCGGGGCCCGGCCGGTATTTGTGGACATCGATCCGGCCACCTTCACGATGGACGTGACGCTGATCGAAGCGGCCATCACCAGCCGCACCAAGGCGATCCTGCCGGTCCACCTCTACGGCCATCCGGCCGACATGGACCCGATCATCGCCATCGCGGCCCGTCACGGGCTGACGGTCATCGAAGACGCCTGTCAGGCGCACGGCGCGCTCTACAAGGGACGGCCGGTCGGCGCGCTGGGTGACGCCGGCTGCTTCAGCTTCTATCCCGGCAAGAACCTCGGCGCCTACGGCGAAGGCGGCATCGTCGTGACCAACCGTTCCGACTGGACGCGTGACATCCGGATGCTGCGCGACTGGGGCCAGGACCGCAAGTACCACCACGTGTTGAAGGGCTACAACTACCGGATGGAGGGGCTGCAGGGCGCGATTCTCCGCGTCAAGCTGCGCCGCCTGCGCGAATGGACCGACGCCCGCCGGGCCCATGGCGCGGCCTACAACCGCCTGTTGGCCGGCAGCGGCGTCGAGTCGCCGAAAGAAGCGGATTATGCGCGGCACGTCTTCCACGTCTACGCCGTCCGCACGACCGACCGCGTGTCGCTGGAGCGAACGCTGCATGCGCACGGGGTGTCGAGCGGCATTCACTATCCCGTGCCGGTGCACCTCCAGCCGGCCTACGCCGATCTCGGCTATCGGGCCGGGGATTTTCCGGAGTCGGAGCGCGCGGCAGCCGAGGTGCTGTCGTTGCCGATGTTCCCGGAATTGACGGCCACCCAGATCGAGCAGGTCGCGGCCGCGGTCAAGCAGGAGTCGTATGCGGCCTGA
- a CDS encoding acyltransferase, giving the protein MRPERAGRVVGAVHGRRPAESSPAGEAMAAWMRSEYGYDGLVDLYSRHTNGDDRLNALMRSAIWTAAARTAGTGLRVGSGAGFLHLDTFTFGAGVFIGAQSYLQGRFDGTCVIGDRVWIGPQSYFDARHLVIEECVGWGPGAKVLGSVHTGLPIDVPIMETELVIKPVTIGAWADIGTGAIVLPGVTVGRGSLVGAGAVVTKDVPPFAVVAGVPARVIGDRRDPARAGGTTLSEEVGVLRWQS; this is encoded by the coding sequence ATGCGGCCTGAGCGCGCCGGCCGTGTGGTCGGGGCCGTGCACGGGCGCCGGCCGGCCGAGTCGTCGCCGGCGGGCGAAGCCATGGCCGCGTGGATGCGGTCGGAGTACGGCTACGACGGCCTGGTCGATCTCTACAGCCGTCACACCAACGGGGACGACCGGTTGAACGCGCTGATGCGCTCGGCGATCTGGACCGCCGCGGCCCGCACGGCGGGCACCGGACTGCGGGTCGGCAGCGGCGCCGGATTCCTGCACCTCGACACCTTCACGTTTGGCGCCGGCGTGTTCATCGGCGCGCAGAGTTACCTGCAGGGCCGCTTCGACGGGACCTGCGTAATTGGCGACCGCGTCTGGATCGGGCCGCAGAGCTACTTCGACGCCCGCCACCTGGTGATCGAGGAATGCGTCGGCTGGGGCCCGGGCGCCAAGGTCCTGGGGTCGGTCCACACCGGTCTGCCGATCGACGTGCCGATCATGGAGACCGAACTGGTGATCAAGCCGGTCACGATCGGAGCCTGGGCCGACATCGGCACCGGGGCGATTGTGCTGCCGGGCGTGACCGTGGGGCGCGGCAGCCTGGTGGGCGCCGGCGCCGTGGTGACGAAGGACGTGCCGCCGTTTGCGGTGGTGGCCGGCGTGCCGGCGCGGGTGATCGGCGACCGCCGTGACCCGGCGCGCGCCGGCGGGACGACGCTGAGCGAAGAGGTTGGGGTGCTGAGATGGCAATCGTGA
- a CDS encoding NAD-dependent epimerase/dehydratase family protein, whose protein sequence is MAIVKLANARVLITGGAGLIGSHIADRLVQEQVAEVVVLDNFVRGQRDNLARASASGRVTIVDGDIRDRALVRRVMDGIDVVFHQAALRITQCAADPALAIDVLINGTDTVVRAAIDARVRKVVAASSASVYGMADRFPTTEQHHPYNNRTLYGAAKAFNEALLRSCHDQNGLDYVALRYFNVYGPRMDIHGVYTEVLIRWMEKIATGQPLTIFGDGLQTMDFIYVDDVARANILAATAPVTDRVYNVGTGTEVSLKEMAEVLQIAMGASVPIEYAPPRAVNPVPRRLADTWLARQEIGFEAAVSFEDGMRALVAWWQQVRRESKVLA, encoded by the coding sequence ATGGCAATCGTGAAGCTGGCGAACGCGCGCGTGCTGATCACGGGCGGGGCGGGCCTCATCGGCTCGCACATCGCGGACCGGCTGGTGCAGGAGCAGGTCGCCGAGGTGGTGGTGCTCGATAACTTCGTCCGCGGCCAACGCGACAACCTGGCGCGGGCGTCGGCGAGCGGGCGCGTCACCATCGTCGACGGCGACATCCGTGACCGCGCCCTCGTCAGGCGCGTCATGGATGGCATCGACGTCGTGTTCCACCAGGCCGCGCTGCGCATCACGCAATGCGCCGCCGACCCCGCCCTGGCGATCGACGTGCTGATCAACGGCACCGACACCGTGGTGCGGGCGGCCATCGATGCACGGGTGCGCAAAGTCGTGGCCGCGTCTTCCGCGTCGGTCTACGGGATGGCGGACCGGTTCCCCACGACCGAACAGCACCATCCCTACAACAACCGCACGCTCTACGGCGCGGCCAAGGCCTTCAACGAAGCGCTGCTGAGGTCGTGTCACGACCAGAACGGCCTCGACTACGTGGCGCTCCGCTACTTCAACGTCTATGGTCCGAGGATGGACATCCACGGTGTCTACACCGAAGTGCTGATCCGCTGGATGGAGAAGATTGCGACGGGGCAGCCGCTGACGATCTTTGGCGACGGCCTGCAGACCATGGACTTCATCTACGTCGACGACGTCGCGCGGGCCAACATCCTGGCGGCCACCGCGCCGGTCACCGATCGGGTCTACAACGTCGGCACCGGGACCGAAGTCAGCCTCAAGGAAATGGCGGAGGTGCTGCAAATCGCGATGGGCGCCTCGGTGCCAATCGAATACGCGCCGCCCCGCGCCGTGAATCCGGTGCCGCGGCGGCTGGCCGATACCTGGCTGGCCAGGCAGGAGATCGGGTTCGAAGCAGCCGTGTCATTCGAAGACGGGATGCGGGCGCTGGTGGCGTGGTGGCAGCAGGTCCGACGCGAAAGCAAGGTGCTGGCATGA
- a CDS encoding DegT/DnrJ/EryC1/StrS family aminotransferase, whose amino-acid sequence MRVSVVVQATPVPVARPVIGESEMLAIQRPLQSGWLTQGPEVAAFEREFAAHTGAPHACAVSNCTTALHLALRVLGIGKGDEVVTVSHSFIASANAIRYCGAVPVFVDIEPDTYNMAPARLEAVITPRTRAILAVHQLGMPCDLESISEIALRHGLPVIEDAACAAGSELLWRGRWEAIGRPHGDIACFSFHPRKVMTTGDGGMLTTAVAEWDRRFRLWRQHAMSVPDTARHRAQSVVFEQYTELGFNYRLTDMQAAVGREQLGRLPAMVAERRRLARQYNEVLAGIEGLRLPREPEWARSNWQSYCVRLPERRDQLQVMQSMLDAGIHTRRGVMCAHREPAYRIEPWRCQGPGGTVDGESATCAALANSEAVTAHGLILPLYVGLTDDDQARVVAALAAALDHQAESSCRSALTPETAA is encoded by the coding sequence ATGAGGGTGTCCGTGGTTGTCCAGGCCACGCCGGTGCCGGTGGCCCGGCCGGTGATCGGCGAGAGTGAGATGCTGGCGATCCAGCGGCCGCTGCAGTCCGGCTGGCTGACGCAGGGACCCGAGGTGGCCGCGTTCGAGCGCGAGTTTGCGGCGCACACCGGCGCGCCTCACGCCTGCGCGGTGTCGAACTGCACGACGGCGTTGCACCTGGCGCTGCGCGTGCTCGGCATCGGCAAGGGTGACGAAGTGGTCACGGTCAGCCATTCGTTCATCGCCTCGGCCAACGCGATTCGCTATTGCGGCGCGGTGCCGGTGTTCGTGGACATCGAGCCCGACACCTACAACATGGCCCCGGCGCGGCTCGAGGCCGTGATCACCCCGCGGACGCGGGCGATCCTGGCGGTGCACCAGCTCGGCATGCCCTGCGACCTCGAAAGCATCTCCGAAATCGCGCTGCGCCACGGGTTACCCGTGATCGAAGACGCGGCGTGCGCCGCCGGCAGTGAGTTGCTGTGGCGCGGCCGATGGGAGGCGATCGGGCGGCCGCACGGGGACATCGCCTGTTTCTCGTTCCATCCCCGCAAGGTGATGACCACGGGCGACGGCGGCATGTTGACCACCGCGGTCGCGGAATGGGACCGGCGGTTCCGTCTCTGGCGCCAGCACGCCATGAGCGTGCCTGATACCGCGCGCCACCGGGCCCAGTCGGTGGTGTTCGAGCAGTACACCGAACTTGGCTTCAACTACCGGCTGACGGACATGCAGGCGGCGGTGGGCCGGGAGCAGTTGGGCCGGCTGCCGGCCATGGTGGCCGAGCGCCGCCGCCTGGCGCGGCAGTACAACGAGGTACTGGCCGGCATCGAGGGGCTGCGCCTGCCGCGCGAGCCGGAGTGGGCCCGGAGCAACTGGCAGAGCTACTGCGTGCGGCTCCCGGAACGGCGCGATCAGCTGCAGGTGATGCAGTCGATGCTCGATGCCGGCATCCACACGCGGCGCGGGGTGATGTGCGCGCACCGCGAGCCCGCGTACCGGATCGAGCCGTGGCGATGTCAGGGGCCGGGCGGGACCGTGGATGGGGAGTCCGCGACCTGCGCCGCGCTGGCGAACAGCGAAGCGGTGACCGCGCATGGCTTGATCCTGCCGCTCTACGTCGGCCTGACCGATGACGACCAGGCGCGCGTGGTCGCCGCATTGGCCGCCGCCCTGGACCACCAGGCCGAGTCATCATGCCGTTCAGCGCTGACTCCGGAGACCGCGGCGTGA
- a CDS encoding SDR family oxidoreductase, which yields MRRVIITGATRGLGMALAQHYLDLGDEVFGCGRTTSVLEHPNYTHCCVDVTSAEEVDHFFAQLQARVGMVDVLINNAGVAAMNALVLMPLETARRIVDTNLLGTFSFTRAAVRLMRESGHGRIVNFTSVAVPLHLEGEAIYAASKSALETFTRIAARELGPFGITCNAIGPSPIKTGMLAGVPEQKLHALIQAQAVRRWAVPDDVVNVIDFFLRPESGMVTGQVIYLGGAC from the coding sequence ATGCGGCGGGTGATCATCACCGGTGCGACTCGCGGGCTCGGCATGGCCCTGGCCCAGCACTACCTTGACCTCGGCGACGAGGTGTTCGGGTGCGGGCGCACGACGTCGGTCCTCGAGCACCCCAATTACACGCATTGCTGCGTCGACGTGACGTCGGCTGAGGAAGTCGACCACTTCTTCGCGCAACTGCAGGCGCGCGTCGGCATGGTGGACGTGCTCATCAACAACGCCGGCGTCGCCGCCATGAACGCCCTGGTCCTGATGCCGCTCGAGACGGCGCGGCGCATTGTCGACACCAACCTGCTGGGGACTTTCAGCTTCACCCGCGCCGCCGTGCGGCTGATGCGCGAGTCGGGCCACGGCCGCATCGTCAACTTCACGTCGGTGGCCGTGCCGCTGCACCTGGAGGGCGAGGCGATCTACGCGGCGTCGAAGAGCGCCCTCGAAACCTTCACACGGATCGCGGCCCGCGAGCTCGGCCCGTTCGGCATCACCTGCAATGCGATCGGGCCCTCGCCCATCAAGACGGGAATGCTGGCCGGAGTGCCGGAACAGAAGCTGCACGCGTTGATCCAGGCGCAGGCCGTGCGCCGATGGGCCGTGCCGGACGACGTGGTCAACGTGATCGACTTTTTCCTGCGTCCCGAGAGCGGCATGGTCACGGGGCAGGTCATCTACCTGGGAGGAGCCTGCTGA
- a CDS encoding fatty acid--CoA ligase family protein, with the protein MGHWLCEQMERAGARIAVAAGNEETTYHGLLARVGWWRDALGRRGITGRVLSVEGDYGVESIALFLAAMEAGNIIVPICTAARAHLEEFVAVAQIEWRISLDAEGPAIWSTGVVAGHEYYRRLQTAGSAGLVLFSSGSTGAHKAAVHDLGLLLEKFTVPRHSYRTLVFLQLDHIGGVNTLLYTLSNGGTVVVAEGRMPRHVCEAIARHRVDLLPTSPTFLNLLLLSEEHLRHDLSSLRLITYGTEPMPATTLARVHAAFPDVRLLQTYGLSEVGILRSQSRGPDSLWVRVGGEGYETKVVDGRLFIRAKSAMLGYLNAPSPFDADGFFDTGDLVEVDGEWLRILGRKSDLINVAGSKVFPVEVENTLLEMDNVDDVSVRGEASALTGQSVVASVRLAREESAAEFKTRMRIFCRNRLAAYKIPVKVELADPVYSTRFKKMRQGVRP; encoded by the coding sequence ATGGGTCACTGGCTGTGCGAGCAGATGGAACGCGCGGGCGCGCGCATCGCGGTGGCCGCCGGAAACGAGGAGACCACCTATCACGGTCTGCTCGCCCGTGTCGGCTGGTGGCGCGACGCGCTCGGCCGGCGCGGCATCACCGGCCGCGTGCTCAGCGTCGAGGGCGACTACGGCGTGGAGTCAATCGCGCTGTTCCTCGCGGCGATGGAGGCCGGCAACATCATCGTGCCGATCTGCACTGCGGCGCGGGCGCACCTCGAGGAATTCGTCGCGGTGGCCCAGATCGAGTGGCGCATCTCGCTGGACGCGGAGGGGCCGGCGATCTGGTCAACCGGCGTGGTCGCCGGCCACGAGTACTATCGCCGGCTGCAAACCGCGGGGTCCGCGGGCCTCGTGCTGTTTTCGTCGGGGTCGACCGGCGCCCACAAGGCCGCCGTCCACGACCTGGGCTTGCTGCTCGAGAAGTTCACCGTGCCGCGCCACAGCTACCGGACGCTGGTCTTCCTCCAGCTGGATCACATCGGCGGCGTCAACACCCTCTTGTACACGCTGTCGAACGGCGGCACGGTGGTCGTCGCCGAGGGCCGCATGCCCAGGCATGTCTGCGAGGCCATCGCCCGGCATCGCGTTGACCTGCTGCCGACGTCGCCGACCTTCCTCAACCTGTTGCTGCTGTCGGAGGAACACCTCCGGCACGACCTGTCGTCGCTGCGCCTGATCACCTACGGCACCGAGCCGATGCCCGCCACCACGCTGGCCAGGGTGCACGCGGCATTTCCGGACGTGCGGCTGCTGCAGACCTACGGCCTGAGTGAAGTCGGCATCCTGCGCTCGCAGTCGCGCGGGCCCGACTCGCTGTGGGTGCGCGTCGGTGGGGAAGGCTACGAGACCAAGGTCGTTGACGGCCGCCTCTTCATCCGCGCCAAGTCGGCGATGCTGGGCTACCTGAACGCACCGAGCCCCTTTGATGCCGATGGCTTCTTCGACACCGGCGACCTGGTGGAAGTGGACGGCGAGTGGCTGCGCATCCTGGGCCGCAAGAGCGACCTCATCAACGTGGCCGGCAGCAAGGTCTTCCCGGTGGAGGTGGAGAACACCCTGCTGGAAATGGACAACGTGGACGACGTGTCGGTGCGCGGGGAGGCGAGCGCCCTGACCGGGCAGTCCGTCGTCGCCTCCGTCCGCCTGGCGCGCGAGGAATCGGCGGCCGAGTTCAAGACGCGCATGCGCATCTTCTGTCGCAATCGCCTGGCGGCCTACAAGATCCCGGTGAAGGTGGAACTGGCGGATCCGGTGTACTCCACGCGGTTCAAGAAGATGCGACAGGGAGTGCGGCCATAG
- a CDS encoding acyltransferase, translating into MPRCDALDWLKAIGITLVVYGHVAHASTVAWTPPIYVKQLGVSLFLFATGFTLARERRPAVAVLVRRLLPVYLYGLATAAAITMIGLVGHTGLAPSNYLPFLGGANVVFDHFPANPTTWYLGTYLHAVVLWAVWLQRVRVGPAMILVAIAIEIPARALLTSWAGPYVAYMLLTNWLAVFLAGLAWGARPLAPPRGSAVRYLAALVGGLAGWALAMRPLGFTPTFPFMTLDRWPAVTGAVAVSAAASLLYLSAAVLTFEAGQRVSAPRPVRFLARNSLIIVLVHMPVFMALNPVLTGLGLSYWSKVAIELALCLPGLAVLSAVIVRLSQPGVLADRALSVWSARHPLRACAAGPMPSLEHR; encoded by the coding sequence GTGCCGCGATGTGACGCGCTCGACTGGCTGAAGGCCATCGGCATCACGCTGGTGGTGTACGGGCACGTGGCGCATGCCTCGACAGTGGCATGGACCCCACCGATCTACGTGAAGCAGCTCGGCGTCTCGTTGTTCCTGTTCGCAACTGGATTCACCTTGGCTCGCGAGCGGCGGCCCGCCGTGGCCGTGCTCGTGAGGCGCCTGTTGCCGGTGTACCTGTACGGGCTGGCCACAGCCGCCGCCATCACCATGATCGGACTGGTGGGGCACACGGGACTGGCGCCAAGCAATTACCTGCCGTTTCTCGGCGGCGCCAATGTGGTGTTCGACCACTTCCCGGCGAATCCGACGACGTGGTACCTCGGGACCTATCTGCACGCTGTGGTCCTGTGGGCCGTGTGGCTGCAGCGAGTCCGCGTCGGTCCAGCGATGATCCTGGTGGCCATCGCGATCGAGATTCCCGCGCGCGCCCTGCTCACGTCGTGGGCCGGACCCTACGTCGCCTACATGCTGTTGACGAACTGGCTCGCGGTGTTTCTCGCCGGCCTGGCGTGGGGCGCCCGGCCGCTTGCGCCGCCGCGTGGCTCAGCCGTTCGGTACCTGGCCGCCCTCGTGGGAGGCCTGGCCGGATGGGCGCTCGCGATGCGGCCGCTTGGATTCACCCCGACGTTTCCGTTCATGACGCTCGATCGCTGGCCGGCGGTAACCGGCGCCGTGGCGGTGTCAGCGGCGGCGTCACTGTTGTACCTGTCGGCGGCCGTGCTCACGTTCGAGGCCGGGCAGCGCGTGTCCGCGCCGCGTCCGGTGCGCTTCCTGGCGCGCAATTCCCTCATCATCGTGCTCGTGCACATGCCGGTGTTCATGGCCCTGAATCCGGTGCTGACCGGACTCGGCTTGTCCTACTGGTCCAAGGTCGCCATCGAACTGGCCTTGTGTCTTCCGGGCCTCGCCGTGTTGTCTGCCGTGATCGTGCGACTGAGTCAGCCGGGCGTGCTCGCCGACCGAGCGCTGTCGGTGTGGTCGGCGCGCCACCCGTTGAGAGCATGTGCCGCCGGACCCATGCCCTCGTTGGAGCATCGATGA
- a CDS encoding glycosyltransferase family 2 protein: MKPTVDVIVPCFNYGSLLGTCVASVLSQVGVAVRVLIMDDASTDDTEAVGRHLAVDPRVEYRRHPVNRGHIATYNEALALVTGDYCMVLSADDVLTPGALGRATQLMEVHPEVGLVYGADIPFRGRPPLAAARATAGPPRIIGYLEFLRSACRLGHTGIQSPTAVVRTSVHHRIGDYLAELPHSGDTEIWLRMAADSSVAQVDADQAFRRLHAANMSLGYSPVQRLEEQRRAFEIHFRRQEPLTPELATLQTVVNRTIAEAAVWNAGHVFDRGDANGCEAFLTLASATSPGIESWDAWRRLQWKRRLGPAACRLIAPIAARARRLAGRPASVAAC, encoded by the coding sequence ATGAAGCCCACTGTTGACGTGATCGTGCCGTGTTTCAACTACGGCTCCTTGCTGGGCACCTGCGTCGCCAGCGTCCTGTCCCAGGTGGGCGTCGCGGTTCGCGTCCTGATCATGGATGACGCCTCCACGGATGACACCGAGGCGGTGGGCCGTCACCTGGCGGTCGATCCGCGTGTGGAATACCGGCGCCATCCGGTCAATCGCGGGCACATCGCCACTTACAACGAAGCGCTGGCGCTCGTGACCGGTGACTACTGCATGGTGCTGTCGGCCGACGACGTCCTGACACCAGGGGCGCTCGGGCGGGCGACGCAATTGATGGAGGTCCATCCGGAGGTCGGCCTCGTCTACGGCGCGGACATTCCGTTCCGCGGCCGGCCGCCGTTGGCGGCGGCCCGCGCCACGGCAGGGCCGCCGCGCATCATCGGCTATCTCGAATTCCTGCGGTCCGCCTGCCGTCTCGGCCACACCGGCATTCAATCGCCGACGGCCGTTGTGCGCACGTCGGTTCACCACCGGATTGGCGACTACCTGGCCGAGTTGCCCCACAGCGGCGATACCGAGATCTGGTTGCGGATGGCCGCCGATTCCAGTGTCGCCCAGGTGGACGCCGACCAGGCGTTCCGGCGCCTCCACGCCGCCAACATGAGCCTGGGCTATTCGCCGGTTCAGCGGCTGGAAGAGCAGCGGCGGGCATTCGAGATTCACTTCCGACGCCAGGAGCCGCTCACGCCGGAACTCGCCACGCTCCAGACGGTGGTCAATCGCACCATCGCGGAGGCGGCGGTCTGGAACGCGGGCCATGTGTTCGACCGCGGCGATGCGAACGGCTGTGAAGCGTTCCTGACGTTGGCGTCGGCGACGTCGCCCGGCATCGAATCCTGGGATGCGTGGCGGCGGCTTCAGTGGAAGCGGCGGCTGGGGCCCGCCGCGTGCCGCCTGATTGCGCCGATTGCGGCGCGCGCGCGCCGCCTGGCCGGGCGACCCGCGAGCGTGGCCGCCTGCTGA
- a CDS encoding glycosyltransferase family 4 protein, with product MRHLNILIELNSADLRIGAVNDALDLAELARPCGARFVLCGSLTPEFRAEAGRRGIETSLARSRTFSRRGLVLYGADVLVWAARLLRWRPDVVHVNYSGYGPSLACAAWWCGIPVVFRAGGPYLRGNHSNQWGAAYVANCRAHAEGLLGSPLADKVVVTGDLFRPERVRATLTPERPLPPRREGVARITFLGQLVERKGLHVLIEALGRTQSSCELLLAGGDWSASGYPERLKAMAFDAGLGSRVHFENHRQDVGAVLSDADIFVLPSFSEARPRSIIEAMSLGLPVVASDAGGIPSLVVHEETGLLVPAGDAAGLALAIDRLVQSPGLRQRLGAAGRAHAERECRADRTALEYVRLYRRLVAEQPSAPSRPSMAGAGA from the coding sequence ATGCGCCACCTGAACATCCTCATCGAGTTGAACAGCGCCGACCTGCGCATCGGCGCGGTGAACGACGCGCTCGACCTCGCGGAGCTGGCGAGACCGTGCGGCGCGCGCTTCGTGCTGTGTGGATCGCTGACCCCGGAGTTTCGCGCCGAGGCCGGGCGACGGGGCATTGAGACCTCGCTGGCGCGCAGCCGCACCTTCTCCCGGCGCGGGCTGGTGCTGTATGGGGCCGACGTGCTGGTGTGGGCCGCCCGGTTGTTGCGGTGGCGCCCCGACGTCGTCCACGTCAACTATTCCGGCTATGGGCCGTCGCTCGCGTGCGCGGCATGGTGGTGCGGCATCCCCGTGGTGTTCCGTGCCGGCGGGCCGTATCTTCGTGGCAACCATTCGAACCAATGGGGTGCGGCGTACGTCGCCAATTGCCGCGCGCACGCGGAAGGGCTGCTGGGATCACCCCTCGCCGACAAGGTCGTGGTCACCGGCGATCTGTTCAGGCCCGAGCGCGTTCGAGCCACCCTGACACCTGAACGCCCCCTGCCGCCCAGGCGCGAAGGCGTCGCCAGGATCACGTTTCTCGGACAGCTGGTCGAGCGCAAGGGGCTGCACGTGCTGATCGAGGCGCTCGGGCGCACGCAGTCGTCCTGCGAACTGCTGCTGGCTGGCGGGGACTGGAGCGCCTCCGGCTATCCGGAGCGGCTCAAGGCGATGGCGTTCGACGCCGGGCTGGGGTCGCGCGTTCACTTCGAGAACCACCGGCAGGATGTCGGCGCCGTCCTGAGCGACGCCGACATCTTTGTCCTCCCGTCATTCAGCGAGGCGAGGCCCCGCAGCATCATCGAGGCGATGTCGCTTGGCCTCCCGGTCGTCGCCAGCGACGCCGGCGGCATCCCGTCACTGGTGGTCCACGAGGAGACCGGCCTGCTCGTGCCTGCTGGCGATGCGGCGGGCCTGGCGCTGGCGATCGATCGGCTGGTGCAGTCGCCGGGCCTGCGCCAACGCCTCGGAGCCGCGGGGCGCGCGCATGCGGAGCGCGAGTGCCGGGCCGATCGGACCGCGCTCGAGTACGTCCGTCTCTACCGCCGTCTCGTCGCCGAACAGCCGTCCGCGCCGAGCCGCCCTTCCATGGCCGGGGCAGGCGCATGA